A portion of the Eubacterium maltosivorans genome contains these proteins:
- a CDS encoding GntR family transcriptional regulator has translation MNNHFTAYELIASDIREKIEENIFKPEQRLPSVLELCSEYNASDSTIRKSLDILKKEGYIYSKKRVGVFVSSIEEKRFILKFNEFSNLKEPVTAYKLVMFKKGPDNKKVKDSRFYHKKYIECHRIYTAGAFPVLYKIDYILYNAHMRLKSINAEKWIGEMDLVMESPAIYKKLSLKIDLGKEEIRKAMILAEESILYKIRREYYTEKKSFVGLSEIYVANHDLKLQIHEK, from the coding sequence GTGAACAATCATTTTACAGCTTATGAGCTTATTGCAAGTGATATCCGTGAAAAAATTGAAGAAAATATTTTTAAGCCTGAACAGAGACTGCCTTCAGTACTTGAATTATGCAGTGAATATAATGCAAGCGATTCTACGATTCGAAAAAGTCTGGATATTTTAAAAAAAGAAGGCTATATTTACAGTAAAAAAAGAGTCGGTGTTTTTGTAAGCTCTATCGAGGAAAAACGGTTTATTCTTAAATTTAATGAATTCAGCAATTTAAAAGAGCCAGTCACAGCTTATAAACTGGTAATGTTTAAAAAAGGACCAGATAATAAAAAAGTTAAGGATTCAAGGTTTTATCACAAAAAATATATCGAATGCCATCGTATCTATACGGCAGGGGCATTTCCGGTATTGTATAAAATCGACTATATTCTGTACAACGCTCATATGCGTCTGAAAAGCATTAACGCTGAAAAATGGATTGGAGAAATGGATCTTGTAATGGAGAGCCCTGCAATTTATAAAAAACTTTCATTAAAAATAGATCTGGGCAAAGAGGAGATTCGCAAGGCTATGATTTTGGCTGAAGAGAGTATCCTTTATAAAATAAGGCGGGAGTATTACACTGAAAAGAAGTCATTTGTGGGTTTAAGCGAAATTTATGTGGCAAACCATGACTTAAAATTACAGATTCATGAAAAATAG
- a CDS encoding GntR family transcriptional regulator, with protein MGEYTKYTEIIENIKQKIQSNIYKSNELLPSEKELCTEYSVSRRTVRRAIIELVEDGYLYTVPGKGTFVHVLNKDNYEVNFRLGDIIYKGFDKSELYEATILSPDVYLVYNLQVAPTDKVLRIQSQLKRDAQVVAFDVKNIPYFLGIPLKEENLNYNSLRDILKNKISQYEMTEEIYLSSMMADDFLCRVMQMEAPEPLMVLDIIISDRDKIPLGWNKIYIKWNESEIKGVSV; from the coding sequence ATGGGTGAATATACGAAGTATACAGAAATTATAGAGAACATAAAACAGAAGATACAAAGCAATATTTATAAATCGAATGAACTGCTTCCTTCCGAAAAGGAGTTGTGCACCGAATACAGTGTAAGCCGGCGAACCGTTCGAAGAGCGATTATAGAGCTTGTAGAGGATGGCTATTTATATACAGTGCCGGGTAAAGGAACCTTTGTACATGTCTTAAATAAGGATAATTATGAAGTTAACTTTAGACTTGGAGACATTATTTACAAGGGATTTGATAAATCAGAATTATATGAAGCCACCATTCTCTCGCCAGATGTTTACCTTGTATATAATTTGCAGGTGGCGCCAACAGATAAGGTTCTACGAATTCAGTCTCAGCTGAAAAGAGACGCTCAGGTTGTCGCTTTTGATGTTAAAAACATCCCGTATTTTCTGGGGATTCCTTTGAAAGAGGAGAACCTGAATTATAATAGTTTGAGAGATATTTTAAAAAATAAAATTTCTCAGTACGAAATGACAGAGGAAATTTATCTGTCCTCAATGATGGCAGATGATTTTTTGTGCAGAGTAATGCAGATGGAAGCTCCGGAGCCTTTGATGGTTTTAGATATCATCATCAGTGACCGAGACAAAATCCCACTGGGATGGAATAAAATTTATATAAAATGGAATGAAAGTGAAATTAAAGGGGTATCGGTTTGA
- a CDS encoding cobalamin B12-binding domain-containing protein: protein MLEALVSFFIELDEDKVVITIQRLIKAGIEKKKVVEALNEALDIIGKKYETGEYTLSDLMMAGILYEQVMEMDCIDISKSIEKSALKDGIIVIGTIESDMHDIGKSLFKSVASTSGFQVIDLGVNVKPEVFCQKIKELNPDIVGISAVLTGAISHLRKAVDAITQEGLRDQVKIIIGGSVVDAAVCREVGADGFTDDAIQGVEICQKWMNSDG, encoded by the coding sequence ATGTTAGAGGCACTTGTATCCTTTTTCATTGAGCTGGATGAAGATAAGGTGGTTATAACCATACAACGTTTGATAAAGGCAGGAATCGAAAAGAAAAAAGTTGTGGAAGCACTGAATGAAGCACTGGATATTATTGGAAAAAAGTACGAGACTGGAGAGTATACCTTATCGGACTTAATGATGGCGGGCATTCTCTATGAACAGGTGATGGAGATGGACTGTATTGATATTTCAAAATCCATTGAAAAGTCAGCGTTGAAAGATGGGATAATTGTTATTGGAACGATTGAGAGCGACATGCACGATATTGGGAAATCGCTGTTTAAAAGTGTTGCCTCCACTTCAGGATTTCAGGTCATTGATCTTGGCGTTAATGTAAAGCCTGAAGTATTCTGTCAGAAAATAAAAGAGCTTAACCCAGATATTGTGGGGATCAGCGCAGTGCTTACCGGAGCTATCAGCCATCTGCGGAAAGCAGTTGATGCCATTACACAAGAAGGGCTCAGAGATCAGGTGAAAATCATTATTGGCGGCAGTGTAGTAGATGCGGCTGTCTGTAGGGAGGTAGGAGCAGACGGTTTTACAGATGATGCGATTCAGGGTGTCGAAATATGTCAAAAGTGGATGAACAGCGATGGGTGA
- a CDS encoding pyridoxamine 5'-phosphate oxidase family protein, producing MQKVYDFLKKCNTYYLATTDGDQPRVRPFGTIDLFEDKLYIQTGKVKDVSKQIIKNPKIELCAFNGQKWLRVQAVAVEDDRVEARQHMLDSYPELQNMYSATDDNTQVFYLKDATATFSSFTEAPESITF from the coding sequence ATGCAGAAAGTTTATGATTTTTTGAAAAAGTGTAACACCTACTATCTGGCTACAACAGATGGCGACCAGCCAAGGGTGCGCCCCTTTGGGACGATTGATCTTTTTGAGGACAAGCTCTATATTCAGACAGGAAAGGTAAAGGACGTTTCAAAGCAGATAATAAAGAATCCCAAAATTGAGCTGTGCGCTTTTAATGGTCAAAAATGGCTGAGAGTGCAGGCTGTTGCTGTAGAAGATGACCGTGTAGAGGCCAGACAACATATGTTAGACAGTTATCCAGAGCTGCAGAATATGTATTCTGCAACGGATGATAATACTCAAGTGTTTTACCTGAAAGACGCCACTGCGACATTTTCCTCATTTACGGAAGCACCGGAGAGTATCACATTTTAA
- a CDS encoding HPr family phosphocarrier protein, producing the protein MYTQKLTVVNPTGLHARPAAEFCKVAGSYQSKIMLKRLGANEKEGNGKSVIAVMAMGLPKGCEIEISAEGEDENAAVEALAELVRGGFGEI; encoded by the coding sequence ATGTATACACAAAAGCTGACTGTTGTAAACCCTACCGGACTGCATGCGCGTCCAGCAGCGGAGTTCTGTAAGGTTGCAGGCAGTTATCAATCAAAAATTATGCTCAAACGCCTGGGAGCAAATGAAAAAGAGGGCAATGGAAAGTCTGTTATCGCTGTTATGGCCATGGGGCTGCCGAAAGGCTGCGAGATCGAAATCAGCGCAGAAGGTGAGGATGAAAACGCAGCAGTTGAAGCATTGGCAGAATTGGTCAGAGGCGGATTTGGTGAAATATAA